A section of the Anabaena cylindrica PCC 7122 genome encodes:
- the clpP gene encoding ATP-dependent Clp endopeptidase proteolytic subunit ClpP, whose product MIPIVIEQSGRGERAFDIYSRLLRERIIFLGQQVDSSLANLIVAQLLFLDSEDPEKDIYMYINSPGGSVTAGMGIFDTMKHIRPDVCTICTGLAASMGAFLLSAGAKGKRMSLPHSRIMIHQPLGGAQGQATDIEIQAREILYHKKRLNDYLAEHTGQPIERIAEDTERDFFMSPEEAQEYGLIDQVIDRHAVGIRPMAVV is encoded by the coding sequence ATGATTCCAATCGTTATTGAACAATCGGGTCGCGGCGAACGCGCCTTTGATATCTACTCACGGCTGTTACGTGAGCGCATTATCTTTTTAGGTCAACAGGTTGATAGCAGTCTTGCTAACTTGATTGTTGCCCAATTGTTGTTCTTAGATTCTGAAGACCCGGAGAAAGACATTTATATGTACATAAATTCTCCCGGTGGTTCGGTAACGGCAGGGATGGGGATTTTTGACACCATGAAGCACATCCGCCCTGATGTTTGTACTATTTGTACCGGACTTGCCGCAAGTATGGGTGCTTTTCTTCTCAGTGCTGGTGCTAAGGGTAAACGGATGAGTTTACCCCATTCACGAATTATGATTCATCAACCTCTAGGTGGCGCTCAAGGACAAGCGACTGATATTGAAATTCAGGCGCGGGAAATTTTATACCACAAAAAACGGTTGAATGATTATTTAGCTGAACACACAGGTCAGCCGATTGAACGCATTGCTGAGGATACTGAACGTGACTTTTTCATGTCTCCAGAGGAAGCCCAGGAATACGGTTTAATTGACCAAGTGATTGACCGTCACGCCGTCGGTATTCGTCCAATGGCTGTGGTGTAG
- a CDS encoding DUF29 family protein, with protein MTQELIDLRNSILQGHYADALAIVDELEGMSKQAILGNIQSYLKILLIHLIFNQIEQRLTNSWSASIRNSIREIKKVNISDNKKSYYINQDEWENFIEEEVIEDAIADASLEVMNGIYSQFQLADLINRTQLIATALKFLALTYSYSAKELPTIVAETLTQLPGGEDWKAGKR; from the coding sequence ATGACACAGGAATTAATTGATCTTAGAAATAGCATTTTGCAAGGACATTATGCAGATGCTTTAGCAATTGTGGATGAATTAGAAGGAATGAGTAAACAAGCAATTCTGGGTAACATCCAATCTTACTTAAAGATTTTACTGATTCATTTGATTTTTAATCAAATAGAACAGAGATTAACAAATTCTTGGTCCGCTTCTATTCGTAATTCAATTAGAGAAATTAAAAAAGTAAATATTAGCGATAATAAAAAATCTTACTATATCAATCAAGATGAATGGGAAAATTTCATAGAAGAGGAAGTAATTGAAGATGCCATAGCTGATGCCAGTTTGGAAGTAATGAATGGTATCTATAGCCAATTTCAACTTGCTGATCTCATCAATAGAACACAGCTAATTGCAACAGCTTTGAAGTTTTTGGCGTTAACTTATTCCTATTCAGCTAAAGAATTACCGACAATTGTAGCAGAAACATTAACTCAGCTACCAGGTGGTGAAGATTGGAAAGCAGGGAAAAGGTGA
- a CDS encoding thioredoxin domain-containing protein, which produces MTNRLAEEKSLYLRKHAENPIDWWPWCDEALETARVQNKPIFLSIGYSSCHWCTVMEGEAFSDLEIAQYMNTNFLPIKVDREERPDLDSIYMQTLQFMSGQGGWPLNVFLAADDLVPFYAGTYFPVDPRYGRPGFLQVLEALRRYYDTEKEELRQRKALIVEALLTSAVMQKVTNQEVADNQLLQKGWETCTGIITSKQVGNSFPMIPYAEFALRGTRFNYQFQYDGQQVCTQRGLDLALGGIYDHVGGGFHRYTVDPTWTVPHFEKMLYDNGQIIEYLANLWSGGIQEPAFERAVAGTVKWLQREMTAQGGYFYAAQDADSFINSTAIEPEEGAFYVWSYRELQQLLTTEELNELQQQFAVTANGNFEGQIVLQRSHPGELSQTLEIALSKLFTARYGATPESLSNFPPARDNQEAKKTNWPGRIPAVTDTKMIVAWNSLMISGLARAAEVFQQPNYLELAAQAARFILDHQFVDGRFHRLNYEGEATVLAQSEDYAFFIKALLDLHQATLGQLDHVSSQNSDWLEKAVSLQDEFDEFLWSIELGGYFNTSSDNSQDLIVRERSYIDNATPSANGIAIANLVRLALLTDNLHYLDLAEQGLTAFKGVMSNSPQACPSLFTALDWYHNSTLIRTSTEQITSLINKYLPTVAFAMVSDLPERSVGLVCQGLKCLPAPANVEQLLEQVQRSQNRG; this is translated from the coding sequence ATGACTAATCGCCTTGCTGAAGAGAAAAGCCTTTATCTCCGCAAACACGCCGAAAACCCGATTGATTGGTGGCCTTGGTGTGATGAAGCACTGGAAACTGCAAGGGTGCAAAATAAACCGATTTTTCTCTCCATTGGTTATTCTAGTTGCCACTGGTGTACTGTGATGGAAGGGGAAGCGTTTTCTGATTTAGAAATTGCTCAATATATGAATACCAACTTTCTACCTATCAAAGTAGATAGGGAAGAAAGACCTGACCTTGATAGTATCTATATGCAGACGTTGCAATTCATGAGTGGTCAGGGGGGTTGGCCGTTAAATGTTTTTCTGGCGGCAGATGATTTAGTCCCGTTTTACGCTGGAACTTACTTTCCTGTAGATCCCCGTTATGGTCGTCCTGGATTTTTACAGGTTTTGGAAGCTCTGCGCCGTTACTACGATACAGAAAAAGAAGAGTTACGCCAACGCAAAGCGTTAATTGTTGAGGCTTTGCTGACATCTGCGGTAATGCAAAAGGTTACTAATCAGGAAGTTGCAGATAATCAATTATTGCAGAAAGGTTGGGAAACTTGCACGGGGATCATCACTTCTAAGCAGGTTGGTAATAGTTTTCCAATGATCCCCTATGCTGAATTTGCATTGCGCGGAACTCGGTTTAATTATCAATTTCAATATGATGGACAGCAAGTTTGTACTCAGCGGGGACTAGATTTAGCTTTGGGTGGTATTTATGATCATGTGGGTGGTGGTTTTCATCGTTACACTGTTGACCCCACTTGGACTGTCCCCCATTTTGAAAAGATGCTCTATGATAATGGTCAAATTATCGAATATCTAGCGAATTTGTGGAGTGGAGGAATACAGGAACCGGCTTTTGAGAGGGCTGTGGCTGGAACTGTAAAATGGTTACAACGGGAAATGACTGCACAGGGTGGGTACTTTTATGCGGCTCAAGATGCTGATAGCTTCATTAATTCCACAGCTATAGAACCGGAAGAAGGTGCTTTTTATGTCTGGAGTTACAGGGAATTGCAACAACTGTTAACGACTGAAGAGCTAAACGAATTACAACAACAGTTTGCTGTTACTGCTAACGGGAATTTTGAAGGACAGATTGTTTTACAAAGGTCACACCCAGGGGAATTAAGCCAAACGCTGGAAATTGCTTTGAGTAAGTTGTTTACGGCTCGTTATGGTGCTACACCTGAGTCACTGTCAAATTTTCCGCCGGCACGAGATAATCAGGAAGCGAAAAAGACTAACTGGCCTGGTCGGATTCCGGCGGTGACTGATACTAAGATGATTGTAGCCTGGAATAGCTTGATGATTTCTGGTTTGGCTAGGGCTGCTGAGGTTTTCCAACAACCAAATTATCTGGAATTAGCGGCACAAGCTGCTAGGTTTATCTTAGATCATCAGTTTGTCGATGGACGTTTTCACCGACTCAATTATGAAGGTGAAGCGACGGTTTTGGCTCAATCTGAAGATTATGCTTTTTTTATTAAGGCATTGCTGGATTTACACCAAGCTACTTTGGGACAACTTGATCATGTTTCCAGTCAGAACTCTGATTGGTTGGAAAAAGCTGTTTCTCTCCAAGATGAATTTGACGAATTTTTGTGGAGTATTGAACTAGGTGGTTACTTCAACACATCTAGTGATAATAGTCAAGATTTAATTGTCCGAGAGCGTAGTTATATAGATAATGCTACACCTTCAGCCAATGGGATTGCGATCGCTAATTTAGTGCGTCTAGCTTTATTGACTGATAATTTGCATTATCTCGATTTAGCTGAACAAGGTTTAACAGCCTTTAAGGGTGTAATGAGTAATTCTCCTCAAGCTTGTCCTAGTTTATTTACTGCTTTAGATTGGTATCATAACTCAACCTTAATTCGGACGAGTACTGAACAAATAACATCATTAATCAACAAATATCTACCAACTGTTGCTTTTGCCATGGTATCAGATTTACCAGAGAGAAGTGTTGGTTTAGTCTGTCAAGGTTTAAAATGTCTTCCCGCACCAGCGAATGTTGAGCAGTTGTTAGAACAAGTGCAGCGCAGTCAAAATAGAGGTTAG
- a CDS encoding ribonuclease R family protein, with amino-acid sequence MEFSIATLLANFTDDKLVARKVLEKKLGCEDEDSLEKLHIALEVLEKIGLLVKERGKYRRVSEEGLIEAKLRCSSKGFCFAIQDVEGSEDIYIRESYLSNAWNGDRVLVRVLKEGSRRRSPEGEVKLILERSNHTLLARIKQVEGGFRAVPLDDRLLFELKLLTNGLKLAEAIDHLAHVEVLRYPLAQYPPLGRVVQILGSDAEAAADIDLVTCKHDLSRTFSDNILDAAAKLPKKLLKADLKNRVDLRSLFTITIAGVNGDDKVVENAFSLEKTPSEPWRLMVHITDLSHYIQADEALDREALKRGRSVYLGELILPMLPEAVAERCSLVSGSDRLALSFVITIDPQSGKVLEWEIQPSVIKVDTSVSKQQAEAILSGDAPKMSAETIQMLHDLATLAKAAKQARLSRGSLQLNLPPSQNPYYDEGLMGAVVVNEVPVRSLLSELVLLVNELIAEHLNALGVPAIWRVQGTPDPEDVQEMLKLAMNLGVELTLDPELDIQPLDYQHLTRAFAESPSEQVLTYLLQDTLKPSVYNTTRGLHFGLALPQYVHFSAPLRRYPDLLMQRVYHALLEYGRDRRNTRVKERVNLRHSSSHEEINWNVLPPELQQELQSDLTRVLVQINDREKEVQEAEADLAGLQKAQLMKQRIGQVFPGVITGVQSYGFFVEIEVPATESEIGSQLSTPLRVEGLVHVSSLKDDWYEYRARQQALFGRKNRASYRLGDRVAVQVKSVDYYRQQIDLVTVGPDGVVKGLGISNEDTSDIYSPNNMESFDLDPYSEDE; translated from the coding sequence ATGGAATTTTCAATCGCTACACTTCTTGCCAATTTCACGGATGATAAATTGGTAGCTCGTAAGGTTTTGGAAAAGAAACTGGGTTGTGAGGATGAAGACAGTTTAGAAAAACTTCACATTGCTTTGGAGGTGCTAGAAAAAATTGGGTTGTTGGTCAAGGAACGGGGTAAGTATCGTCGTGTATCGGAAGAGGGGCTAATTGAAGCTAAACTCCGTTGCTCTAGTAAAGGCTTTTGCTTTGCTATTCAAGATGTGGAAGGCTCTGAGGATATTTATATCCGTGAAAGCTATCTGAGTAATGCCTGGAATGGCGATCGCGTTTTGGTCAGAGTTCTCAAGGAAGGTAGTCGCCGACGTTCTCCTGAAGGTGAGGTAAAGCTGATTCTGGAGCGTTCCAATCACACTTTACTAGCACGGATTAAACAAGTAGAAGGGGGGTTCCGTGCTGTTCCTTTAGACGATCGCTTGCTGTTTGAATTGAAACTGCTTACAAACGGCTTGAAATTGGCTGAAGCTATAGACCACCTAGCCCATGTAGAAGTCTTGCGTTATCCTCTGGCTCAGTATCCACCTTTGGGTCGGGTTGTACAAATCCTTGGTAGTGATGCGGAAGCTGCTGCTGATATAGATTTGGTAACTTGTAAGCATGATTTATCACGTACTTTCTCGGATAATATCCTGGATGCAGCAGCTAAGTTGCCCAAAAAGTTACTGAAAGCAGATTTAAAAAACCGCGTAGATTTACGTAGTTTGTTCACCATCACGATTGCGGGGGTAAATGGTGACGATAAAGTAGTAGAAAATGCCTTTAGCTTGGAAAAAACCCCAAGCGAACCTTGGCGATTGATGGTTCATATAACTGATTTATCTCACTACATTCAAGCTGATGAAGCCCTAGATAGGGAGGCACTCAAGCGGGGACGGTCAGTTTATCTGGGAGAATTAATTTTGCCGATGTTGCCAGAAGCAGTGGCTGAACGCTGTTCTTTGGTATCGGGTAGCGATCGCCTAGCTCTCTCTTTTGTGATCACAATTGATCCCCAATCGGGAAAAGTGCTGGAGTGGGAAATTCAACCCAGCGTAATCAAAGTAGACACATCTGTAAGCAAACAACAAGCAGAAGCAATACTCAGCGGTGATGCACCCAAAATGTCTGCTGAGACTATCCAGATGTTACATGACCTAGCAACCCTAGCCAAAGCAGCTAAACAAGCTCGATTATCTCGCGGGAGCTTGCAATTAAATCTGCCACCAAGCCAAAATCCTTACTATGATGAAGGCTTAATGGGCGCTGTGGTAGTTAATGAAGTACCCGTGCGATCGCTCCTCTCAGAGTTAGTACTGTTGGTGAATGAACTAATAGCAGAACATCTCAACGCTTTGGGAGTTCCTGCCATTTGGCGAGTCCAAGGCACACCTGATCCTGAAGATGTTCAGGAAATGCTCAAACTAGCGATGAATTTGGGTGTGGAATTAACACTTGATCCAGAGTTAGACATTCAACCCCTCGATTATCAACATTTAACTAGAGCTTTCGCTGAGTCACCATCTGAGCAAGTTCTCACCTACCTGTTACAGGATACCCTCAAGCCATCTGTATACAACACAACTAGAGGATTACACTTTGGTTTGGCTCTACCACAGTACGTCCACTTTAGCGCCCCCCTACGGCGTTACCCAGATTTACTGATGCAACGGGTATATCATGCCTTATTAGAATACGGGCGCGATCGCCGCAACACCCGTGTCAAAGAGCGTGTCAACCTGCGCCATTCTTCCTCCCATGAAGAAATTAACTGGAACGTTCTCCCCCCAGAGTTACAACAAGAACTCCAAAGCGACTTAACTAGAGTACTCGTCCAGATTAACGACAGAGAAAAAGAAGTCCAAGAAGCCGAAGCTGATTTAGCAGGACTACAAAAAGCCCAACTGATGAAACAGCGCATTGGTCAAGTATTTCCCGGTGTAATTACTGGGGTGCAATCCTACGGCTTCTTTGTCGAAATCGAAGTTCCCGCTACAGAGTCAGAAATCGGCTCCCAGCTAAGTACACCCTTACGAGTAGAAGGACTAGTACACGTCAGTTCACTCAAAGATGATTGGTATGAATACCGAGCTAGACAACAAGCTCTATTTGGCCGCAAAAATCGCGCTTCCTATAGATTAGGCGATCGTGTAGCCGTACAAGTTAAAAGTGTTGATTACTACCGCCAGCAAATTGATTTAGTCACCGTTGGCCCCGATGGTGTAGTCAAAGGCTTGGGAATCAGCAATGAAGATACATCAGATATTTACTCACCAAACAACATGGAATCTTTTGACTTAGATCCCTATAGTGAGGATGA